One window of Phycisphaeraceae bacterium genomic DNA carries:
- a CDS encoding alkaline phosphatase family protein — translation MRRQIHAAIPVLSVTLLAGAAAASEPERGEAPSAKKLLFIGIDGVRPDALEVAETHSLARLRTQGAYAADAQCEDLTFSGPNWSTILHGVHRDRHNVTTNDYRRARIEQYPDLFARLEAFNPNLNTARLVTWDAIQKFQPTGADLAIYYDYQENGDERVSDDAALLMRGEHADQPVNADGSRDIDAIFLYLGDVDVAGHAHGFDPSRRLYLDAITRADRQVGRVLDAMMSRPGYASESWLVIVTTDHGGSIDGEHAGGTFEKRTIPFIVWSNDATVIPHRIFPNPKNVDGVKTALAHMGLAPESLTDLDGNIVGLAPSSPPLAAFGVNLIYNGDAEDDRGFDSSELDQAISGWIDPGPLGFTVIRYGAPGFPDAETVGPVERGRNFFCAGASEESSLSQMIDLAPLREQISTGRVRYMLDGWLGGFEQQEDSVEVIVLSYGRDGREVARTSIGPVTASERGGTAFVQRSARGLLHPDAERLEVRLIGRRTEGVSNDGYADNLSLILAPPR, via the coding sequence ATGCGCAGACAGATCCATGCCGCGATTCCGGTGCTGAGTGTCACGCTTCTCGCGGGCGCGGCTGCGGCATCCGAGCCGGAACGCGGCGAGGCCCCGAGTGCGAAGAAGCTGCTGTTCATCGGTATCGATGGAGTCCGCCCGGATGCCCTGGAGGTCGCAGAGACCCACTCGCTCGCGCGCCTCAGAACGCAGGGGGCGTATGCCGCGGACGCGCAATGCGAGGATCTGACGTTCAGCGGCCCCAACTGGTCAACGATTCTGCACGGCGTGCATCGGGACAGGCACAACGTGACGACGAACGACTATCGCCGCGCTCGCATCGAGCAGTACCCGGATCTGTTTGCGCGGCTCGAGGCCTTCAATCCGAACCTCAACACGGCGCGGCTTGTGACGTGGGACGCGATCCAGAAGTTCCAGCCAACAGGCGCGGATCTTGCGATCTATTACGATTATCAGGAGAACGGGGACGAGCGTGTCTCGGATGACGCGGCCCTGCTGATGCGCGGGGAGCACGCCGACCAGCCCGTCAACGCGGATGGTTCGCGCGACATCGACGCGATCTTTCTCTATCTCGGCGATGTCGATGTGGCGGGGCACGCGCACGGCTTTGATCCGTCACGGCGTCTGTATCTCGACGCGATCACGCGCGCCGATCGGCAGGTCGGGCGCGTGCTCGACGCGATGATGTCCAGGCCCGGCTACGCGTCCGAGTCGTGGCTTGTCATCGTCACAACGGACCACGGGGGCTCGATCGACGGTGAGCACGCGGGGGGCACGTTCGAGAAGCGGACCATCCCGTTCATCGTCTGGTCGAACGACGCCACGGTGATTCCGCATCGCATCTTTCCGAACCCGAAGAACGTGGACGGTGTCAAGACCGCGCTCGCCCACATGGGCCTTGCCCCTGAGTCCCTCACCGACCTCGACGGGAACATCGTCGGGCTCGCGCCGAGCTCGCCCCCGCTCGCCGCGTTCGGCGTGAACCTGATCTACAACGGCGATGCCGAGGATGACAGGGGGTTCGATTCGTCCGAACTCGACCAGGCGATCAGCGGATGGATCGACCCGGGGCCGCTGGGCTTCACGGTCATCCGATACGGCGCGCCGGGCTTTCCCGATGCGGAGACGGTCGGCCCTGTCGAACGCGGGCGGAACTTTTTCTGCGCCGGTGCAAGCGAGGAGTCCTCGCTCTCTCAGATGATCGATCTCGCGCCTCTCCGTGAGCAGATTTCAACCGGGAGGGTGCGCTACATGCTGGACGGGTGGCTCGGCGGGTTCGAGCAGCAGGAGGATTCTGTCGAGGTCATTGTGCTCTCGTATGGGCGGGACGGGCGAGAGGTTGCGCGCACCTCGATCGGGCCGGTCACCGCATCGGAGCGAGGCGGCACCGCGTTCGTCCAGCGAAGCGCCAGAGGGCTTCTCCACCCTGATGCGGAGCGGCTTGAGGTCCGGCTCATCGGCCGACGCACCGAGGGCGTGAGCAACGACGGATACGCCGACAATCTCTCCCTTATCCTGGCGCCACCGCGCTGA
- a CDS encoding efflux RND transporter permease subunit — translation MQKLAEICIKRPVFAAMLNLTLIIIGVVSYQRLGVDRLPSVDIPTVRISTTLAGAAPEEIETEIVDELEEAINTVEGIDELRSVSNPDRAFILVNFNLERNVDVAAQDVRDRVSGVLRRLPRDVDPPNISKVNGDSDPALTVAISGPRSQRELTELADKLVRQRIERSRGVGEIRLAGALIRTMNIWLDADRLDALSIPVTAVRDAIEAQNASIPGGNVSSFEREYSLRTAARLRDEADFGDVVIATRDGIPIRVRDVGHAEDGTAELRTLARLNGEPTVTLEIYRQSGANTVEVIEDVKKNLAALRSELPADIRAEVILDQSNYIYAALKEINLHLVLGSIFASVVVLAFMRNWRSTLIAAVAIPTSIIATFAVMDALDFTLNAITMLALVLMVGVVIDDAIVVLENIYRFIEEKGMSPVAAAIEGTREIGLAVLATTLSLVVIFVPVSFMSSVAGRFLYQFGITAAVAVLVSLFVSFTLTPMMASKMLRAPKSGSHGAAPASRGGFYRLIDRAYTAMIRWSMGHRLIVMAGAILISLTSIPMLGIVGREFVPSDVDEAEFTVSVTAPEGTSVGAMQAAMLEVQNVIRAVPGVTDTLVTSGGFTGSQINSASVYVRIEPHNQRLFSFSRLIESTLRGAPLEAFRGNYRQADVMNRIDSELKQFRELRCQVRNFQAFNLGGGPFDVNFIIRGAELSKLFEYGERLRDQSIEAGGFRGLDTSLRLNKPELRVSIDRDRAADLGVAARDIGTALRLMVGGAEEVTRFLDPATNEQYDVRLRLVEDDRSRPELIDTLKLPREGGGLVEVSSVASITPTLAPSRIDRLDRQRIIAVRGGVAPGYALGDRLEVMQQLAKDMNMPPGYSVSLTGRSRELERTFREFGFAFLLSIVFMYLILASQFESLTHPLTILLSLPLSVPFALGSLYLTGGTLNMFSALGILVLFGVVKKNAILQIDHMNGLRRAGMPRAEAILLANRDRLRPILMTTLSLVAGMLPLAVGTGPGAEERRAVAVVVIGGQSLCLLLTLVVTPVAYSLFDDLGRIFNRSRSESAAVS, via the coding sequence GTGCAGAAGTTGGCTGAGATCTGCATCAAGCGTCCGGTGTTTGCCGCGATGCTGAACCTCACGCTGATCATCATCGGCGTGGTGAGTTACCAGCGGCTCGGCGTCGATCGGCTGCCCTCGGTGGACATCCCGACGGTGAGGATCAGCACGACGCTCGCGGGCGCGGCCCCCGAGGAGATCGAGACCGAGATCGTCGACGAGCTGGAGGAGGCGATCAACACGGTCGAGGGGATCGACGAGTTGCGATCGGTCTCCAACCCGGATCGCGCGTTCATCCTGGTCAACTTCAATCTCGAGAGGAACGTGGACGTCGCGGCCCAAGATGTCCGCGACAGGGTGTCGGGCGTGCTGCGCCGGCTTCCGAGGGATGTCGATCCGCCGAACATCAGCAAGGTGAACGGCGATTCGGACCCGGCCCTCACGGTCGCGATCTCAGGGCCGAGGTCGCAGCGCGAGCTGACGGAGCTGGCGGACAAGCTTGTCCGTCAGCGGATCGAGCGTTCGCGGGGCGTCGGCGAGATCCGTCTGGCCGGGGCGTTGATCCGGACGATGAACATATGGCTCGACGCGGACCGGCTCGACGCGCTCAGCATCCCCGTGACGGCGGTGCGCGACGCGATCGAGGCGCAGAACGCGAGCATCCCCGGCGGCAACGTCTCGTCGTTCGAGCGTGAGTACTCGCTGCGCACGGCGGCCCGGCTGCGCGACGAGGCGGACTTCGGCGATGTCGTGATCGCGACGCGCGACGGGATCCCGATCCGCGTGCGGGACGTTGGTCACGCGGAGGATGGAACGGCGGAGCTGCGGACGCTGGCGCGTCTGAACGGCGAGCCGACGGTCACGCTGGAGATCTATCGCCAGTCGGGGGCGAACACGGTCGAGGTGATCGAGGATGTCAAGAAGAACCTTGCCGCGCTGCGCTCGGAGCTGCCGGCGGATATCCGTGCGGAGGTGATCCTCGACCAGTCGAACTACATCTATGCCGCGTTGAAGGAGATCAATCTCCATCTGGTGCTGGGGAGCATCTTCGCGAGCGTGGTGGTGCTGGCGTTCATGCGGAACTGGCGATCGACGCTGATCGCGGCTGTGGCGATCCCAACGTCGATCATCGCGACGTTCGCCGTGATGGACGCGCTGGACTTCACGCTGAACGCGATCACGATGCTGGCGCTGGTGCTGATGGTCGGCGTAGTGATCGACGACGCGATCGTTGTGCTGGAGAACATCTACCGGTTCATCGAGGAGAAGGGGATGAGCCCGGTCGCGGCGGCGATCGAGGGGACGCGGGAGATCGGGCTCGCGGTGCTCGCGACGACGCTCTCGCTGGTGGTGATTTTCGTGCCGGTCTCGTTCATGTCGTCGGTGGCCGGGCGATTCCTGTACCAGTTCGGGATCACCGCTGCGGTGGCGGTGCTGGTCTCGCTCTTTGTCTCCTTCACGCTGACGCCGATGATGGCGTCGAAGATGCTTCGTGCGCCGAAGTCGGGCTCGCACGGGGCCGCGCCCGCGTCGAGGGGCGGGTTCTACCGGCTGATCGATCGTGCGTACACGGCGATGATCCGCTGGTCGATGGGCCATCGCCTGATCGTGATGGCGGGTGCGATCCTGATCTCTCTGACGTCGATCCCGATGCTGGGGATCGTCGGGCGGGAGTTCGTCCCGTCGGACGTTGATGAGGCCGAGTTCACCGTCTCGGTTACCGCGCCGGAGGGGACGAGCGTGGGGGCGATGCAGGCGGCGATGCTGGAGGTTCAGAACGTGATCCGGGCCGTGCCGGGGGTGACAGACACGCTCGTGACCTCGGGCGGCTTTACGGGCTCTCAGATCAACTCGGCCAGCGTCTACGTGCGCATCGAGCCGCACAACCAGCGTCTGTTCTCGTTCTCGCGCCTTATCGAATCGACACTCAGGGGCGCGCCGCTGGAGGCCTTCCGGGGCAACTACAGGCAGGCCGACGTCATGAACCGGATCGACTCGGAGCTCAAGCAGTTCCGAGAGCTGCGCTGCCAGGTCAGGAACTTCCAGGCGTTCAATCTCGGGGGCGGCCCGTTCGACGTCAACTTCATCATCAGGGGCGCGGAACTCTCGAAGCTCTTTGAGTATGGAGAGCGTCTGCGTGACCAGTCCATCGAGGCGGGCGGGTTCCGCGGCCTCGACACGTCGCTCCGGCTGAACAAGCCGGAGCTGCGGGTCTCGATCGATCGCGACCGTGCGGCGGACCTGGGCGTCGCGGCCCGCGACATCGGCACCGCGCTGCGGCTCATGGTCGGCGGCGCGGAGGAGGTCACGCGATTCCTTGATCCAGCGACGAATGAGCAGTACGACGTGCGTCTGCGGCTCGTGGAGGATGACCGGAGCCGCCCCGAGCTGATCGACACGCTGAAGCTGCCGCGCGAGGGAGGGGGGCTGGTCGAAGTGTCGAGCGTTGCGTCGATCACGCCGACGCTCGCGCCCTCGCGGATTGACAGACTCGATCGCCAGCGGATCATCGCTGTGCGGGGCGGCGTGGCGCCGGGTTACGCGCTGGGCGATCGCCTGGAGGTGATGCAGCAGCTGGCCAAGGACATGAACATGCCGCCGGGGTACTCGGTGTCGCTGACGGGTCGCAGCCGCGAGCTGGAGCGCACGTTCCGGGAGTTCGGCTTCGCGTTCCTTTTGTCGATCGTCTTCATGTATCTGATCCTGGCGTCGCAGTTCGAGTCTCTGACGCACCCGCTGACGATCCTGCTGTCGCTGCCGCTCTCGGTGCCGTTCGCGCTCGGGTCGTTGTATCTGACGGGCGGGACGCTGAACATGTTCAGCGCGCTGGGGATCCTGGTGCTGTTCGGCGTGGTGAAGAAGAACGCGATCCTGCAGATCGATCACATGAACGGGCTGCGCCGGGCGGGGATGCCCCGTGCCGAGGCGATCCTGTTGGCCAATCGAGATCGTCTTCGCCCCATCCTGATGACGACGCTCTCGCTCGTTGCCGGGATGCTGCCGCTGGCGGTTGGTACGGGTCCTGGCGCGGAAGAACGACGCGCCGTGGCGGTGGTGGTGATCGGCGGCCAGTCGCTGTGCCTGCTTCTGACACTGGTCGTGACCCCTGTCGCGTATTCACTGTTCGATGATCTGGGCCGGATCTTCAATCGATCACGCTCTGAGTCTGCGGCGGTGTCCTGA
- a CDS encoding efflux RND transporter periplasmic adaptor subunit: MSRLSSLHVGVVLGACVLACVGACVGAAGCKRAPSNEAARAEPQSFELEVTTPTRAMLPRTVRVTGTLFGEEEATIASKVSGRVVEILADLGDSVEPGAPLVRIDPTDYVLVRDERARAMVETLASIGLNGLPDVDEEFSIDEVPTVARAIVEAENASVRFERARQLAEREQPLMGPQEFSDIRTAYDVARANVTVQRLEARTILARARTLEAQVRIAAQRIDDSTARAPESGEGGDRLYRIASRGVSVGDFVQVGQALMRVVDSDPIKLRLNVPERRFSEIAPGQRASVVADAVDPRNTDPVVGVVSRLAPSLDVSTRTLPIEVLIPNSSGGLKPGGFATAEIAVGEEDALVVPASAILTFAGVHKVIIVADGSAQERRVQIGARAGDLVQILSGLKGDETIARSPPNSVTTGSRVRIVAETGVAGGGVGER; the protein is encoded by the coding sequence GTGAGTCGTCTTTCTTCGCTTCACGTGGGCGTTGTTCTGGGGGCGTGCGTGCTTGCGTGCGTGGGGGCGTGCGTGGGTGCGGCGGGGTGCAAGCGAGCCCCAAGCAACGAGGCGGCCCGGGCAGAGCCGCAGTCGTTTGAGTTGGAGGTGACGACCCCGACACGGGCGATGCTTCCTCGGACGGTGCGTGTCACGGGGACGCTGTTTGGGGAGGAAGAGGCGACGATCGCCTCGAAGGTGAGCGGGCGTGTGGTGGAGATCCTGGCGGATCTTGGTGACTCTGTCGAACCGGGAGCTCCGCTCGTCCGCATCGACCCGACGGACTATGTGCTGGTGCGTGACGAGCGGGCGCGGGCGATGGTCGAGACGCTTGCTTCGATCGGCCTCAACGGGCTACCGGATGTGGATGAGGAGTTCTCGATCGACGAGGTGCCGACGGTGGCGCGGGCGATTGTTGAAGCCGAGAACGCGAGCGTGCGATTCGAGCGGGCCCGCCAGTTGGCCGAGCGCGAGCAGCCGCTGATGGGCCCCCAGGAGTTCAGCGATATCCGCACGGCGTACGACGTGGCGCGGGCGAATGTGACGGTGCAGCGGCTCGAGGCGAGGACGATCCTGGCGCGGGCACGGACGCTCGAGGCCCAGGTGCGGATCGCGGCCCAGCGGATCGACGATTCGACGGCTCGCGCGCCGGAGTCGGGCGAGGGTGGGGACCGGCTGTACAGGATCGCATCGCGGGGCGTCTCTGTCGGCGACTTCGTGCAGGTCGGCCAGGCGTTGATGCGTGTGGTCGATTCTGATCCGATCAAGCTGCGGCTCAACGTGCCGGAGCGGCGTTTCTCCGAGATCGCGCCGGGCCAGCGCGCCTCGGTGGTTGCCGACGCGGTCGATCCGCGGAACACAGATCCGGTTGTCGGCGTGGTCTCGCGGCTTGCGCCCTCGCTCGATGTCTCGACGCGGACGCTGCCGATCGAGGTGCTGATCCCGAACAGCAGCGGCGGGCTGAAGCCGGGCGGGTTCGCGACGGCGGAGATCGCCGTGGGCGAGGAGGACGCGCTGGTGGTTCCGGCGAGTGCGATCCTGACCTTCGCGGGCGTTCACAAGGTGATCATCGTGGCCGATGGATCGGCCCAGGAGCGGCGTGTGCAGATCGGCGCGCGTGCGGGCGATCTCGTTCAGATCCTGAGCGGACTGAAGGGTGATGAGACGATCGCGCGTTCGCCGCCGAATTCGGTGACGACAGGATCTCGTGTCCGCATCGTCGCGGAGACCGGCGTGGCGGGCGGGGGGGTCGGGGAGCGGTGA
- the trmB gene encoding tRNA (guanosine(46)-N7)-methyltransferase TrmB, giving the protein MHDPGAAPPLHGTKFDDAPGVIGIAPTELPPLPDSILTDPDSGRLDPRNWFKNPALPFELEIGCGKGTFILEESRARPDTNFLGIEWEGEYYAYSADRLRRVNATNARMLRADATEFLRWRMPPGIVRVIHLYFSDPWPKSKHHKNRVVQDRFLADAWRALIPGGELRIVTDHADYWTWMEERFTRWTAPHTERPAQIPADIPLPPFERLEYTKTSAAGEGELVGTNFERKYRREGRPFHSCTLRKCSEGAPSASSGSHQAT; this is encoded by the coding sequence ATGCACGACCCCGGGGCCGCCCCACCCCTTCACGGCACGAAATTCGACGACGCCCCCGGCGTCATCGGTATCGCGCCAACCGAACTCCCACCCCTCCCCGACTCCATCCTCACCGACCCCGACAGCGGCCGCCTCGACCCGCGCAACTGGTTCAAGAACCCCGCTCTCCCCTTCGAGCTCGAGATCGGGTGCGGCAAGGGCACCTTCATCCTCGAAGAGTCCCGCGCCCGCCCCGATACCAACTTCCTCGGCATCGAGTGGGAGGGTGAGTACTACGCCTACTCCGCCGACCGCCTCCGCCGCGTCAACGCCACCAACGCCCGCATGCTCCGCGCCGATGCCACCGAGTTCCTCCGCTGGCGCATGCCCCCCGGGATCGTCCGCGTCATCCACCTCTACTTCAGCGACCCGTGGCCCAAGAGCAAGCACCACAAGAACCGCGTGGTGCAGGACCGATTCCTCGCCGATGCGTGGCGAGCCCTCATCCCCGGCGGCGAACTCCGCATCGTCACCGACCACGCCGACTACTGGACATGGATGGAAGAACGCTTCACCCGCTGGACCGCACCCCACACCGAGCGCCCCGCGCAGATCCCCGCTGACATTCCCCTCCCTCCCTTTGAGCGGCTTGAGTACACAAAGACCTCCGCAGCGGGAGAGGGCGAGCTCGTCGGCACCAACTTCGAACGCAAGTACCGGCGCGAGGGAAGGCCCTTCCACTCGTGTACATTGAGAAAGTGCTCTGAGGGAGCCCCGAGCGCAAGCTCGGGGTCGCACCAAGCGACGTGA